A single window of Salvia splendens isolate huo1 chromosome 6, SspV2, whole genome shotgun sequence DNA harbors:
- the LOC121809439 gene encoding uncharacterized protein LOC121809439 isoform X2 produces MGRQALLLANMDNYKTSSSTSSAASSDDYALDRLSADSSPLMMSPWNHASPLPKLPWAPPPAALFGTLRRKEGHICSLAAKDGLLYTGSDSKNIHTWRDMKEFSSFKCRSGFVKAIVISGDKIFTGHQDGRIRIWTTVSGTHRQIGTLPSFFAVVKASMRPKNSGPDLRGGKWSGRPGPPNLQGPSLASAIIFSEAQGLSHIIYCACDSGPDLRGGKWSGRPGPPNLQGPSLASVKRKAYRILFTVPVTVASAERSFSKLKLLKNYLRSTMSQQRLNGLATLCIEKKLLDEVDSNTIINDFASRNVRRNFLRKKYINRASTFSLAPGLWNLRTGAGRTTSPWRRSTTARRCGSSTPTRCHR; encoded by the exons aTGGGAAGGCAAGCACTCTTATTAGCAAACATGGACAATTACAAGACCTCCTCATCCACATCCTCCGCCGCCTCCAGCGACGACTACGCCCTCGACCGCCTCAGCGCCGACAGCTCCCCACTCATGATGTCCCCATGGAACCACGCCTCCCCCCTCCCAAAACTCCCATGGGCGCCGCCGCCAGCCGCCCTCTTCGGAACCCTCCGCCGCAAGGAGGGCCACATATGCTCCCTCGCCGCCAAGGACGGCCTCCTCTACACCGGCTCCGACAGCAAGAACATCCACACGTGGAGAGACATGAAGGAATTCAGCTCCTTCAAGTGCCGCAGCGGCTTCGTCAAGGCCATCGTCATCTCCGGCGACAAAATCTTCACCGGCCACCAAGACGGCAGGATCCGCATCTGGACGACTGTCAGCGGGACCCACAGGCAGATCGGCACGCTTCCCTCGTTCTTCGCCGTGGTTAAGGCCTCCATGCGGCCGAAGAACTCAGGGCCGGACCTGAGGGGGGGCAAGTGGAGCGGCCGCCCTGGGCCCCCAAATTTGCAGGGCCCCTCCCTAGCctcag CCATCATTTTCAGTGAAGCGCAAGGCTTATCGCATATTATTTACTGTGCCTGTGACTCAGGGCCGGACCTGAGGGGGGGCAAGTGGAGCGGCCGCCCTGGGCCCCCAAATTTGCAGGGCCCCTCCCTAGCctcag TGAAGCGCAAGGCTTATCGCATATTATTTACTGTGCCTGTGACTGTGGCATCGGCAGAAAGAAGCTTTTCAAAGTTGAAACTGTTGAAGAATTATTTAAGATCTACGATGTCTCAACAACGGCTGAACGGGCTTGCCACTTTATGTATTGAGAAGAAATTATTAGACGAGGTTGACAGCAACACCATCATCAACGACTTCGCATCAAGAAATGTTAGAAGAAATTTTTTAAG gaaaaaatatataaatagggCCTCAACTTTTAGTCTCGCCCCGGGTCTTTGGAACCTCAGGACCGGCGCTGGAAGAACTACGTCCCCGTGGCGGCGAAGCACAACCGCGCGGCGCTGTGGATCAAGCACGCCGACGCGGTGTCATCGCTGA
- the LOC121809439 gene encoding uncharacterized protein LOC121809439 isoform X5 — translation MGRQALLLANMDNYKTSSSTSSAASSDDYALDRLSADSSPLMMSPWNHASPLPKLPWAPPPAALFGTLRRKEGHICSLAAKDGLLYTGSDSKNIHTWRDMKEFSSFKCRSGFVKAIVISGDKIFTGHQDGRIRIWTTVSGTHRQIGTLPSFFAVVKASMRPKNSGPDLRGGKWSGRPGPPNLQGPSLASAIIFSEAQGLSHIIYCACDSGPDLRGGKWSGRPGPPNLQGPSLASEPSFSVKRKAYRILFTVPVTVASAERSFSKLKLLKNYLRSTMSQQRLNGLATLCIEKKLLDEVDSNTIINDFASRNVRRNFLRTGAGRTTSPWRRSTTARRCGSSTPTRCHR, via the exons aTGGGAAGGCAAGCACTCTTATTAGCAAACATGGACAATTACAAGACCTCCTCATCCACATCCTCCGCCGCCTCCAGCGACGACTACGCCCTCGACCGCCTCAGCGCCGACAGCTCCCCACTCATGATGTCCCCATGGAACCACGCCTCCCCCCTCCCAAAACTCCCATGGGCGCCGCCGCCAGCCGCCCTCTTCGGAACCCTCCGCCGCAAGGAGGGCCACATATGCTCCCTCGCCGCCAAGGACGGCCTCCTCTACACCGGCTCCGACAGCAAGAACATCCACACGTGGAGAGACATGAAGGAATTCAGCTCCTTCAAGTGCCGCAGCGGCTTCGTCAAGGCCATCGTCATCTCCGGCGACAAAATCTTCACCGGCCACCAAGACGGCAGGATCCGCATCTGGACGACTGTCAGCGGGACCCACAGGCAGATCGGCACGCTTCCCTCGTTCTTCGCCGTGGTTAAGGCCTCCATGCGGCCGAAGAACTCAGGGCCGGACCTGAGGGGGGGCAAGTGGAGCGGCCGCCCTGGGCCCCCAAATTTGCAGGGCCCCTCCCTAGCctcag CCATCATTTTCAGTGAAGCGCAAGGCTTATCGCATATTATTTACTGTGCCTGTGACTCAGGGCCGGACCTGAGGGGGGGCAAGTGGAGCGGCCGCCCTGGGCCCCCAAATTTGCAGGGCCCCTCCCTAGCctcag AGCCATCATTTTCAGTGAAGCGCAAGGCTTATCGCATATTATTTACTGTGCCTGTGACTGTGGCATCGGCAGAAAGAAGCTTTTCAAAGTTGAAACTGTTGAAGAATTATTTAAGATCTACGATGTCTCAACAACGGCTGAACGGGCTTGCCACTTTATGTATTGAGAAGAAATTATTAGACGAGGTTGACAGCAACACCATCATCAACGACTTCGCATCAAGAAATGTTAGAAGAAATTTTTTAAG GACCGGCGCTGGAAGAACTACGTCCCCGTGGCGGCGAAGCACAACCGCGCGGCGCTGTGGATCAAGCACGCCGACGCGGTGTCATCGCTGA
- the LOC121809439 gene encoding uncharacterized protein LOC121809439 isoform X1, with protein MGRQALLLANMDNYKTSSSTSSAASSDDYALDRLSADSSPLMMSPWNHASPLPKLPWAPPPAALFGTLRRKEGHICSLAAKDGLLYTGSDSKNIHTWRDMKEFSSFKCRSGFVKAIVISGDKIFTGHQDGRIRIWTTVSGTHRQIGTLPSFFAVVKASMRPKNSGPDLRGGKWSGRPGPPNLQGPSLASAIIFSEAQGLSHIIYCACDSGPDLRGGKWSGRPGPPNLQGPSLASEPSFSVKRKAYRILFTVPVTVASAERSFSKLKLLKNYLRSTMSQQRLNGLATLCIEKKLLDEVDSNTIINDFASRNVRRNFLRKKYINRASTFSLAPGLWNLRTGAGRTTSPWRRSTTARRCGSSTPTRCHR; from the exons aTGGGAAGGCAAGCACTCTTATTAGCAAACATGGACAATTACAAGACCTCCTCATCCACATCCTCCGCCGCCTCCAGCGACGACTACGCCCTCGACCGCCTCAGCGCCGACAGCTCCCCACTCATGATGTCCCCATGGAACCACGCCTCCCCCCTCCCAAAACTCCCATGGGCGCCGCCGCCAGCCGCCCTCTTCGGAACCCTCCGCCGCAAGGAGGGCCACATATGCTCCCTCGCCGCCAAGGACGGCCTCCTCTACACCGGCTCCGACAGCAAGAACATCCACACGTGGAGAGACATGAAGGAATTCAGCTCCTTCAAGTGCCGCAGCGGCTTCGTCAAGGCCATCGTCATCTCCGGCGACAAAATCTTCACCGGCCACCAAGACGGCAGGATCCGCATCTGGACGACTGTCAGCGGGACCCACAGGCAGATCGGCACGCTTCCCTCGTTCTTCGCCGTGGTTAAGGCCTCCATGCGGCCGAAGAACTCAGGGCCGGACCTGAGGGGGGGCAAGTGGAGCGGCCGCCCTGGGCCCCCAAATTTGCAGGGCCCCTCCCTAGCctcag CCATCATTTTCAGTGAAGCGCAAGGCTTATCGCATATTATTTACTGTGCCTGTGACTCAGGGCCGGACCTGAGGGGGGGCAAGTGGAGCGGCCGCCCTGGGCCCCCAAATTTGCAGGGCCCCTCCCTAGCctcag AGCCATCATTTTCAGTGAAGCGCAAGGCTTATCGCATATTATTTACTGTGCCTGTGACTGTGGCATCGGCAGAAAGAAGCTTTTCAAAGTTGAAACTGTTGAAGAATTATTTAAGATCTACGATGTCTCAACAACGGCTGAACGGGCTTGCCACTTTATGTATTGAGAAGAAATTATTAGACGAGGTTGACAGCAACACCATCATCAACGACTTCGCATCAAGAAATGTTAGAAGAAATTTTTTAAG gaaaaaatatataaatagggCCTCAACTTTTAGTCTCGCCCCGGGTCTTTGGAACCTCAGGACCGGCGCTGGAAGAACTACGTCCCCGTGGCGGCGAAGCACAACCGCGCGGCGCTGTGGATCAAGCACGCCGACGCGGTGTCATCGCTGA
- the LOC121809439 gene encoding uncharacterized protein LOC121809439 isoform X3: MGRQALLLANMDNYKTSSSTSSAASSDDYALDRLSADSSPLMMSPWNHASPLPKLPWAPPPAALFGTLRRKEGHICSLAAKDGLLYTGSDSKNIHTWRDMKEFSSFKCRSGFVKAIVISGDKIFTGHQDGRIRIWTTVSGTHRQIGTLPSFFAVVKASMRPKNSGPDLRGGKWSGRPGPPNLQGPSLASAIIFSEAQGLSHIIYCACDSGPDLRGGKWSGRPGPPNLQGPSLASEPSFSVKRKAYRILFTVPVTVASAERSFSKLKLLKNYLRSTMSQQRLNGLATLCIEKKLLDEVDSNTIINDFASRNVRRNFLRASTFSLAPGLWNLRTGAGRTTSPWRRSTTARRCGSSTPTRCHR, from the exons aTGGGAAGGCAAGCACTCTTATTAGCAAACATGGACAATTACAAGACCTCCTCATCCACATCCTCCGCCGCCTCCAGCGACGACTACGCCCTCGACCGCCTCAGCGCCGACAGCTCCCCACTCATGATGTCCCCATGGAACCACGCCTCCCCCCTCCCAAAACTCCCATGGGCGCCGCCGCCAGCCGCCCTCTTCGGAACCCTCCGCCGCAAGGAGGGCCACATATGCTCCCTCGCCGCCAAGGACGGCCTCCTCTACACCGGCTCCGACAGCAAGAACATCCACACGTGGAGAGACATGAAGGAATTCAGCTCCTTCAAGTGCCGCAGCGGCTTCGTCAAGGCCATCGTCATCTCCGGCGACAAAATCTTCACCGGCCACCAAGACGGCAGGATCCGCATCTGGACGACTGTCAGCGGGACCCACAGGCAGATCGGCACGCTTCCCTCGTTCTTCGCCGTGGTTAAGGCCTCCATGCGGCCGAAGAACTCAGGGCCGGACCTGAGGGGGGGCAAGTGGAGCGGCCGCCCTGGGCCCCCAAATTTGCAGGGCCCCTCCCTAGCctcag CCATCATTTTCAGTGAAGCGCAAGGCTTATCGCATATTATTTACTGTGCCTGTGACTCAGGGCCGGACCTGAGGGGGGGCAAGTGGAGCGGCCGCCCTGGGCCCCCAAATTTGCAGGGCCCCTCCCTAGCctcag AGCCATCATTTTCAGTGAAGCGCAAGGCTTATCGCATATTATTTACTGTGCCTGTGACTGTGGCATCGGCAGAAAGAAGCTTTTCAAAGTTGAAACTGTTGAAGAATTATTTAAGATCTACGATGTCTCAACAACGGCTGAACGGGCTTGCCACTTTATGTATTGAGAAGAAATTATTAGACGAGGTTGACAGCAACACCATCATCAACGACTTCGCATCAAGAAATGTTAGAAGAAATTTTTTAAG ggCCTCAACTTTTAGTCTCGCCCCGGGTCTTTGGAACCTCAGGACCGGCGCTGGAAGAACTACGTCCCCGTGGCGGCGAAGCACAACCGCGCGGCGCTGTGGATCAAGCACGCCGACGCGGTGTCATCGCTGA
- the LOC121809439 gene encoding uncharacterized protein LOC121809439 isoform X6, with product MGRQALLLANMDNYKTSSSTSSAASSDDYALDRLSADSSPLMMSPWNHASPLPKLPWAPPPAALFGTLRRKEGHICSLAAKDGLLYTGSDSKNIHTWRDMKEFSSFKCRSGFVKAIVISGDKIFTGHQDGRIRIWTTVSGTHRQIGTLPSFFAVVKASMRPKNSGPDLRGGKWSGRPGPPNLQGPSLASAIIFSEAQGLSHIIYCACDSGPDLRGGKWSGRPGPPNLQGPSLASERSFSKLKLLKNYLRSTMSQQRLNGLATLCIEKKLLDEVDSNTIINDFASRNVRRNFLRKKYINRASTFSLAPGLWNLRTGAGRTTSPWRRSTTARRCGSSTPTRCHR from the exons aTGGGAAGGCAAGCACTCTTATTAGCAAACATGGACAATTACAAGACCTCCTCATCCACATCCTCCGCCGCCTCCAGCGACGACTACGCCCTCGACCGCCTCAGCGCCGACAGCTCCCCACTCATGATGTCCCCATGGAACCACGCCTCCCCCCTCCCAAAACTCCCATGGGCGCCGCCGCCAGCCGCCCTCTTCGGAACCCTCCGCCGCAAGGAGGGCCACATATGCTCCCTCGCCGCCAAGGACGGCCTCCTCTACACCGGCTCCGACAGCAAGAACATCCACACGTGGAGAGACATGAAGGAATTCAGCTCCTTCAAGTGCCGCAGCGGCTTCGTCAAGGCCATCGTCATCTCCGGCGACAAAATCTTCACCGGCCACCAAGACGGCAGGATCCGCATCTGGACGACTGTCAGCGGGACCCACAGGCAGATCGGCACGCTTCCCTCGTTCTTCGCCGTGGTTAAGGCCTCCATGCGGCCGAAGAACTCAGGGCCGGACCTGAGGGGGGGCAAGTGGAGCGGCCGCCCTGGGCCCCCAAATTTGCAGGGCCCCTCCCTAGCctcag CCATCATTTTCAGTGAAGCGCAAGGCTTATCGCATATTATTTACTGTGCCTGTGACTCAGGGCCGGACCTGAGGGGGGGCAAGTGGAGCGGCCGCCCTGGGCCCCCAAATTTGCAGGGCCCCTCCCTAGCctcag AAAGAAGCTTTTCAAAGTTGAAACTGTTGAAGAATTATTTAAGATCTACGATGTCTCAACAACGGCTGAACGGGCTTGCCACTTTATGTATTGAGAAGAAATTATTAGACGAGGTTGACAGCAACACCATCATCAACGACTTCGCATCAAGAAATGTTAGAAGAAATTTTTTAAG gaaaaaatatataaatagggCCTCAACTTTTAGTCTCGCCCCGGGTCTTTGGAACCTCAGGACCGGCGCTGGAAGAACTACGTCCCCGTGGCGGCGAAGCACAACCGCGCGGCGCTGTGGATCAAGCACGCCGACGCGGTGTCATCGCTGA
- the LOC121809439 gene encoding uncharacterized protein LOC121809439 isoform X4, with amino-acid sequence MGRQALLLANMDNYKTSSSTSSAASSDDYALDRLSADSSPLMMSPWNHASPLPKLPWAPPPAALFGTLRRKEGHICSLAAKDGLLYTGSDSKNIHTWRDMKEFSSFKCRSGFVKAIVISGDKIFTGHQDGRIRIWTTVSGTHRQIGTLPSFFAVVKASMRPKNSGPDLRGGKWSGRPGPPNLQGPSLASGPDLRGGKWSGRPGPPNLQGPSLASEPSFSVKRKAYRILFTVPVTVASAERSFSKLKLLKNYLRSTMSQQRLNGLATLCIEKKLLDEVDSNTIINDFASRNVRRNFLRKKYINRASTFSLAPGLWNLRTGAGRTTSPWRRSTTARRCGSSTPTRCHR; translated from the exons aTGGGAAGGCAAGCACTCTTATTAGCAAACATGGACAATTACAAGACCTCCTCATCCACATCCTCCGCCGCCTCCAGCGACGACTACGCCCTCGACCGCCTCAGCGCCGACAGCTCCCCACTCATGATGTCCCCATGGAACCACGCCTCCCCCCTCCCAAAACTCCCATGGGCGCCGCCGCCAGCCGCCCTCTTCGGAACCCTCCGCCGCAAGGAGGGCCACATATGCTCCCTCGCCGCCAAGGACGGCCTCCTCTACACCGGCTCCGACAGCAAGAACATCCACACGTGGAGAGACATGAAGGAATTCAGCTCCTTCAAGTGCCGCAGCGGCTTCGTCAAGGCCATCGTCATCTCCGGCGACAAAATCTTCACCGGCCACCAAGACGGCAGGATCCGCATCTGGACGACTGTCAGCGGGACCCACAGGCAGATCGGCACGCTTCCCTCGTTCTTCGCCGTGGTTAAGGCCTCCATGCGGCCGAAGAACTCAGGGCCGGACCTGAGGGGGGGCAAGTGGAGCGGCCGCCCTGGGCCCCCAAATTTGCAGGGCCCCTCCCTAGCctcag GGCCGGACCTGAGGGGGGGCAAGTGGAGCGGCCGCCCTGGGCCCCCAAATTTGCAGGGCCCCTCCCTAGCctcag AGCCATCATTTTCAGTGAAGCGCAAGGCTTATCGCATATTATTTACTGTGCCTGTGACTGTGGCATCGGCAGAAAGAAGCTTTTCAAAGTTGAAACTGTTGAAGAATTATTTAAGATCTACGATGTCTCAACAACGGCTGAACGGGCTTGCCACTTTATGTATTGAGAAGAAATTATTAGACGAGGTTGACAGCAACACCATCATCAACGACTTCGCATCAAGAAATGTTAGAAGAAATTTTTTAAG gaaaaaatatataaatagggCCTCAACTTTTAGTCTCGCCCCGGGTCTTTGGAACCTCAGGACCGGCGCTGGAAGAACTACGTCCCCGTGGCGGCGAAGCACAACCGCGCGGCGCTGTGGATCAAGCACGCCGACGCGGTGTCATCGCTGA
- the LOC121809439 gene encoding uncharacterized protein LOC121809439 isoform X7 produces the protein MGRQALLLANMDNYKTSSSTSSAASSDDYALDRLSADSSPLMMSPWNHASPLPKLPWAPPPAALFGTLRRKEGHICSLAAKDGLLYTGSDSKNIHTWRDMKEFSSFKCRSGFVKAIVISGDKIFTGHQDGRIRIWTTVSGTHRQIGTLPSFFAVVKASMRPKNSGPDLRGGKWSGRPGPPNLQGPSLASGPDLRGGKWSGRPGPPNLQGPSLASVKRKAYRILFTVPVTVASAERSFSKLKLLKNYLRSTMSQQRLNGLATLCIEKKLLDEVDSNTIINDFASRNVRRNFLRKKYINRASTFSLAPGLWNLRTGAGRTTSPWRRSTTARRCGSSTPTRCHR, from the exons aTGGGAAGGCAAGCACTCTTATTAGCAAACATGGACAATTACAAGACCTCCTCATCCACATCCTCCGCCGCCTCCAGCGACGACTACGCCCTCGACCGCCTCAGCGCCGACAGCTCCCCACTCATGATGTCCCCATGGAACCACGCCTCCCCCCTCCCAAAACTCCCATGGGCGCCGCCGCCAGCCGCCCTCTTCGGAACCCTCCGCCGCAAGGAGGGCCACATATGCTCCCTCGCCGCCAAGGACGGCCTCCTCTACACCGGCTCCGACAGCAAGAACATCCACACGTGGAGAGACATGAAGGAATTCAGCTCCTTCAAGTGCCGCAGCGGCTTCGTCAAGGCCATCGTCATCTCCGGCGACAAAATCTTCACCGGCCACCAAGACGGCAGGATCCGCATCTGGACGACTGTCAGCGGGACCCACAGGCAGATCGGCACGCTTCCCTCGTTCTTCGCCGTGGTTAAGGCCTCCATGCGGCCGAAGAACTCAGGGCCGGACCTGAGGGGGGGCAAGTGGAGCGGCCGCCCTGGGCCCCCAAATTTGCAGGGCCCCTCCCTAGCctcag GGCCGGACCTGAGGGGGGGCAAGTGGAGCGGCCGCCCTGGGCCCCCAAATTTGCAGGGCCCCTCCCTAGCctcag TGAAGCGCAAGGCTTATCGCATATTATTTACTGTGCCTGTGACTGTGGCATCGGCAGAAAGAAGCTTTTCAAAGTTGAAACTGTTGAAGAATTATTTAAGATCTACGATGTCTCAACAACGGCTGAACGGGCTTGCCACTTTATGTATTGAGAAGAAATTATTAGACGAGGTTGACAGCAACACCATCATCAACGACTTCGCATCAAGAAATGTTAGAAGAAATTTTTTAAG gaaaaaatatataaatagggCCTCAACTTTTAGTCTCGCCCCGGGTCTTTGGAACCTCAGGACCGGCGCTGGAAGAACTACGTCCCCGTGGCGGCGAAGCACAACCGCGCGGCGCTGTGGATCAAGCACGCCGACGCGGTGTCATCGCTGA
- the LOC121809439 gene encoding uncharacterized protein LOC121809439 isoform X8, producing MGRQALLLANMDNYKTSSSTSSAASSDDYALDRLSADSSPLMMSPWNHASPLPKLPWAPPPAALFGTLRRKEGHICSLAAKDGLLYTGSDSKNIHTWRDMKEFSSFKCRSGFVKAIVISGDKIFTGHQDGRIRIWTTVSGTHRQIGTLPSFFAVVKASMRPKNSGPDLRGGKWSGRPGPPNLQGPSLASGPDLRGGKWSGRPGPPNLQGPSLASERSFSKLKLLKNYLRSTMSQQRLNGLATLCIEKKLLDEVDSNTIINDFASRNVRRNFLRKKYINRASTFSLAPGLWNLRTGAGRTTSPWRRSTTARRCGSSTPTRCHR from the exons aTGGGAAGGCAAGCACTCTTATTAGCAAACATGGACAATTACAAGACCTCCTCATCCACATCCTCCGCCGCCTCCAGCGACGACTACGCCCTCGACCGCCTCAGCGCCGACAGCTCCCCACTCATGATGTCCCCATGGAACCACGCCTCCCCCCTCCCAAAACTCCCATGGGCGCCGCCGCCAGCCGCCCTCTTCGGAACCCTCCGCCGCAAGGAGGGCCACATATGCTCCCTCGCCGCCAAGGACGGCCTCCTCTACACCGGCTCCGACAGCAAGAACATCCACACGTGGAGAGACATGAAGGAATTCAGCTCCTTCAAGTGCCGCAGCGGCTTCGTCAAGGCCATCGTCATCTCCGGCGACAAAATCTTCACCGGCCACCAAGACGGCAGGATCCGCATCTGGACGACTGTCAGCGGGACCCACAGGCAGATCGGCACGCTTCCCTCGTTCTTCGCCGTGGTTAAGGCCTCCATGCGGCCGAAGAACTCAGGGCCGGACCTGAGGGGGGGCAAGTGGAGCGGCCGCCCTGGGCCCCCAAATTTGCAGGGCCCCTCCCTAGCctcag GGCCGGACCTGAGGGGGGGCAAGTGGAGCGGCCGCCCTGGGCCCCCAAATTTGCAGGGCCCCTCCCTAGCctcag AAAGAAGCTTTTCAAAGTTGAAACTGTTGAAGAATTATTTAAGATCTACGATGTCTCAACAACGGCTGAACGGGCTTGCCACTTTATGTATTGAGAAGAAATTATTAGACGAGGTTGACAGCAACACCATCATCAACGACTTCGCATCAAGAAATGTTAGAAGAAATTTTTTAAG gaaaaaatatataaatagggCCTCAACTTTTAGTCTCGCCCCGGGTCTTTGGAACCTCAGGACCGGCGCTGGAAGAACTACGTCCCCGTGGCGGCGAAGCACAACCGCGCGGCGCTGTGGATCAAGCACGCCGACGCGGTGTCATCGCTGA
- the LOC121809439 gene encoding uncharacterized protein LOC121809439 isoform X9 gives MGRQALLLANMDNYKTSSSTSSAASSDDYALDRLSADSSPLMMSPWNHASPLPKLPWAPPPAALFGTLRRKEGHICSLAAKDGLLYTGSDSKNIHTWRDMKEFSSFKCRSGFVKAIVISGDKIFTGHQDGRIRIWTTVSGTHRQIGTLPSFFAVVKASMRPKNSGPDLRGGKWSGRPGPPNLQGPSLASEPSFSVKRKAYRILFTVPVTVASAERSFSKLKLLKNYLRSTMSQQRLNGLATLCIEKKLLDEVDSNTIINDFASRNVRRNFLRKKYINRASTFSLAPGLWNLRTGAGRTTSPWRRSTTARRCGSSTPTRCHR, from the exons aTGGGAAGGCAAGCACTCTTATTAGCAAACATGGACAATTACAAGACCTCCTCATCCACATCCTCCGCCGCCTCCAGCGACGACTACGCCCTCGACCGCCTCAGCGCCGACAGCTCCCCACTCATGATGTCCCCATGGAACCACGCCTCCCCCCTCCCAAAACTCCCATGGGCGCCGCCGCCAGCCGCCCTCTTCGGAACCCTCCGCCGCAAGGAGGGCCACATATGCTCCCTCGCCGCCAAGGACGGCCTCCTCTACACCGGCTCCGACAGCAAGAACATCCACACGTGGAGAGACATGAAGGAATTCAGCTCCTTCAAGTGCCGCAGCGGCTTCGTCAAGGCCATCGTCATCTCCGGCGACAAAATCTTCACCGGCCACCAAGACGGCAGGATCCGCATCTGGACGACTGTCAGCGGGACCCACAGGCAGATCGGCACGCTTCCCTCGTTCTTCGCCGTGGTTAAGGCCTCCATGCGGCCGAAGAACTCAGGGCCGGACCTGAGGGGGGGCAAGTGGAGCGGCCGCCCTGGGCCCCCAAATTTGCAGGGCCCCTCCCTAGCctcag AGCCATCATTTTCAGTGAAGCGCAAGGCTTATCGCATATTATTTACTGTGCCTGTGACTGTGGCATCGGCAGAAAGAAGCTTTTCAAAGTTGAAACTGTTGAAGAATTATTTAAGATCTACGATGTCTCAACAACGGCTGAACGGGCTTGCCACTTTATGTATTGAGAAGAAATTATTAGACGAGGTTGACAGCAACACCATCATCAACGACTTCGCATCAAGAAATGTTAGAAGAAATTTTTTAAG gaaaaaatatataaatagggCCTCAACTTTTAGTCTCGCCCCGGGTCTTTGGAACCTCAGGACCGGCGCTGGAAGAACTACGTCCCCGTGGCGGCGAAGCACAACCGCGCGGCGCTGTGGATCAAGCACGCCGACGCGGTGTCATCGCTGA
- the LOC121809439 gene encoding uncharacterized protein LOC121809439 isoform X10: MGRQALLLANMDNYKTSSSTSSAASSDDYALDRLSADSSPLMMSPWNHASPLPKLPWAPPPAALFGTLRRKEGHICSLAAKDGLLYTGSDSKNIHTWRDMKEFSSFKCRSGFVKAIVISGDKIFTGHQDGRIRIWTTVSGTHRQIGTLPSFFAVVKASMRPKNSGPDLRGGKWSGRPGPPNLQGPSLASVKRKAYRILFTVPVTVASAERSFSKLKLLKNYLRSTMSQQRLNGLATLCIEKKLLDEVDSNTIINDFASRNVRRNFLRKKYINRASTFSLAPGLWNLRTGAGRTTSPWRRSTTARRCGSSTPTRCHR; this comes from the exons aTGGGAAGGCAAGCACTCTTATTAGCAAACATGGACAATTACAAGACCTCCTCATCCACATCCTCCGCCGCCTCCAGCGACGACTACGCCCTCGACCGCCTCAGCGCCGACAGCTCCCCACTCATGATGTCCCCATGGAACCACGCCTCCCCCCTCCCAAAACTCCCATGGGCGCCGCCGCCAGCCGCCCTCTTCGGAACCCTCCGCCGCAAGGAGGGCCACATATGCTCCCTCGCCGCCAAGGACGGCCTCCTCTACACCGGCTCCGACAGCAAGAACATCCACACGTGGAGAGACATGAAGGAATTCAGCTCCTTCAAGTGCCGCAGCGGCTTCGTCAAGGCCATCGTCATCTCCGGCGACAAAATCTTCACCGGCCACCAAGACGGCAGGATCCGCATCTGGACGACTGTCAGCGGGACCCACAGGCAGATCGGCACGCTTCCCTCGTTCTTCGCCGTGGTTAAGGCCTCCATGCGGCCGAAGAACTCAGGGCCGGACCTGAGGGGGGGCAAGTGGAGCGGCCGCCCTGGGCCCCCAAATTTGCAGGGCCCCTCCCTAGCctcag TGAAGCGCAAGGCTTATCGCATATTATTTACTGTGCCTGTGACTGTGGCATCGGCAGAAAGAAGCTTTTCAAAGTTGAAACTGTTGAAGAATTATTTAAGATCTACGATGTCTCAACAACGGCTGAACGGGCTTGCCACTTTATGTATTGAGAAGAAATTATTAGACGAGGTTGACAGCAACACCATCATCAACGACTTCGCATCAAGAAATGTTAGAAGAAATTTTTTAAG gaaaaaatatataaatagggCCTCAACTTTTAGTCTCGCCCCGGGTCTTTGGAACCTCAGGACCGGCGCTGGAAGAACTACGTCCCCGTGGCGGCGAAGCACAACCGCGCGGCGCTGTGGATCAAGCACGCCGACGCGGTGTCATCGCTGA